The Methanobacterium sp. region TTATAGAGGTCATAAAAAGTAGAGCCATCCCATAAAGTATCCTGTTTTATTTTAAAATACTTATCATTACAGTCTATTGTTAACGTGTCTGGAGAATAAGTTTGCATTTTAATAGCATCTGCTCCAGATTCTTTAATAGCCTTAATAGTATCTACAGCTAAATCAAAATTCCCTAAATGATTTGCAGATAGTTCTGCAATTATAAAAACAGGATTATTTTCCCCAATCTTTCTTTTATCTATTTTGAAATCCATATTAATCCCTTATTTTATAGATATATTCCAAACCCTGCTTTTTAATGAAAATGTTTTCTTTATATTTGAAATCCACACTCTCAAATAATCGTATTGATTTTTCATTATTTTTCTTTATATAAGCTTTAATTATTTTAATGAATGGCACGCCCAGTTTTAAATATTCTATTGATTTTTCAAGTATATTCTTTCCCAAACCTAATTCTCTATATTTTTTATTTATACTTACACTGATAGTGGCCTCATTATCCTCAAAATCAAATCTTACCTGCCCTACAAAATCATTTTCAATCTCTACAACTAAAAATAGGTTATTATTATCTTCAATTTTGTTTTTAAACCATTTTTCATGATCTTCAAACTTAATTTTATTGCTGTTAAAAGAATTTTGTCTTACTTCATCCTCATTGGATAATTCATAAACGTTATAGATATCTCGAGGCTCTAAAGTCCTTAAACTTAACTTATCTGCATAATATTTATTTAAACAATATTTAACAATTTTAATAGCTCCTTTACCATCTACAGCCTTTCTGCCTTTTATGGATTTTTTAAGCCTCACGTTTTTATCTTTAAGTAGCTCTATTTTCTCCAAAACATTATTATACAAATTTTTATCATCCCAAAAACCTGCAAATTCAATAAAACCAACTTTTTGCCAATTTTCAACGTTATGAGTTTGATTATAAGCTACTCCTATTGCTATAGTTGGTAAACCAACTCTTGCAAGTTCATAGAGCGTTTGACCACCTGCAGATATAGCTATATCTGATTCAAGCATTACATTTAACATGCCTTTTGCATCAGGATAATATATGAGTTCTGTCTTATCATCCTTCAAATTTTCAATTGATTTTATTCTTTTAAATCCTCTACCTATCACCACTTTTTTTTTAAGGTATGGATATTCATTAATTAATATTTTTAAGATGTCTGAAGTTAAATTTCTTAAATCATCCCCACCAAAAGTTATCATAATACTTTCAAGATTCTTTTTTATTTCTTTTTCTGGAACATTCCAAAATTCACGCCTTAAAGGTATATACTGACTCCCAAGTAAATATTCTACTTCTTCTGCAAAAGGATAATTTAGTTTTCCTGCAAGTATCGAACCATTGATTACAACTCCCTTTGGATAATTAATTCGTTTATTATCATCAATATAAACAGCAAATGCTACTGATTTAGATATTTTTTTATAAAATTCTTCATCAGCCAAATAAGAATCTATAATAACTATATCTGAATTATTTAAGGATTTAAAAAGCTTGAAAGAATCTTCTAACCAGTTGAAAATTTTATGTTCTGTATTTTTAAGAAGAGATTCAATTGTAGAATCTCCGTTTACTATAAACTGTACAGGCAATTTTTTTTCTTTAAAAGCCTGATATAAAGACGTGCATCGAGTTATATGTCCAAAACCAATTTTACTACTACCTTCAGTTATTATTACAATTTCCATTTTATCTTTTTTTTTCTGATTTTTATAATTTATCAAATAATGTTTTAAATGATTAAATAAGTTAATATGATATTTTTAAGAATTACATTCTTCTAAAAACTTTTTTACTCTTTTTAATTCTTGCAACTCTAGAATCTTTATGGCCTCTTTAAACTCATCTTCAAATGTTTCAAAGGATTTCTTTGAAATTATTTTTTTATTTATAAGTTTAAGCCAGGGTTTGTCATTAAATAACTTTATAATATCATTTGATTTGAAAAAATTGTCATTTTTATATAAATAATCAAAAATAGAGCACAGTAATGCATAATCTTCTTCTGTATCCAAAGTTATTCTTATGTAGGGACCATATAAGTCATCTGAAGCCCTGATATTTTCTGTCTTAAACAGATCTGGATTTTTATGGACATATGTTGTGACATGTTCTTTTTCTAAATCACTTTCTGCATTAGTATAACACTTTTTAAGAGCATTAAAACTAATCACTTCAACATCTAAACCAACAGGAAAAGTTCTAATTAGAGTATTAAAAGTATAATCAGAATTTGATTTTAAATGATGTTCTACGAGCATATCGACTATATCTGGATCAACACATGGACAATCACTGGTGATTCTTACCACAATGTCTAAATCATTCTTTTCAGATGCTAAATAATAGCGTTCTAACACATTATCTTTACTACCTCTAAACCATGGCACTTTTTCCTTTTTTGCGATATTAACTATTTTTTCATCATCTTTATCGGTAGTTGTAGCAACTATAATTTCATTAAGCACATTAGACTTTTTCAATCTTCGAATAACCTGTTCTAAGACAGTTATGTTACTGTCATAAGGTAAATTTTTTAAAACTTTTTCAGGAAGCCTTGTAGAAGATGTCCTTGCCTGAATTATTGCTCCAATTTTCATTTATACACCATAACATCCCTAAAAATGATGATAAAGTAATTATAAATCCTTAAAAACTTTAAAAATCTTTTTAATTACATAATCAACATCTTCGTTGCTCATAGTCATATACATGGAGATACTTATTTCTCTATGATAAAAATCCTCAGATACAGGACATAAATCTTTTTTGTAACCTAATTTTTGATAATAAGGTTGTAAATAAACAGGTATATAATGAACCTGGACTCCCAATCCTTCTTCCCTTAATTTTAAAAATATTTCTTTCTTTTTGTCTTTATATTTATCTTCAAGTAAAATAGGATACAAATGATAAGAGGATTCACAACAATCTTTTTCAACAATAGTTTTAAAAAAGGGATTATCCTCAAAAGCTGTTTCATACAATTTTGCTATTTCTCTTCTTCTTCCTACAAATTCATCAAGCTTTTTAAGCTGTGATATCCCTAAAGATGCCTGAATATCAGTAATACGATAGTTAAATCCTAAATAATGCATCTCATAGTACCAATCACCATCTGGCTCATTAAAAAAATTATTTTTAGTTACACCATGGGACCTGAACATTAATAGTTTTTCGTAATAATCTTCGTCATTAGTTAAAACTGCCCCACCTTCCCCAGTTGTTATATGTTTAACTGGATGAAAACTGAAAATACTCATTTCAGAGTATTTTGAATTTCCTATTTTTTCTCCATCATATTTTGCACCTATAGAATGAGCTGCATCTTCTATAATTTTGACATTATTTTCTTCAGCGATTTCATAAAGTTCTTTAAGGTCTACTGGATTTCCACTGTAATGAACTGGAACTATAAGTTTGGTTTTGTCGGTTATTTTTTCTTCAACCTTGGAAACATCCATATTACCTGTTTCTTTTTCTACATCTGTAAAAATTGGTTTTGCATTTAAATATAAAGCAGCATTAGATGTTGCAACAAATGTATTTGGAGATGTAATAAGTTCATCACCATTTTCAAGACCGAATGCAAAATAAGCTCCATGAAGTGCAGAAGTACCTGAATTAAATGCTACAGCATATTTTGAACCACAATATTCTGCTAATTTTTCTTCAAATTCGCCTATTTTAGGCCCTTGAGTAATGAAATCTGATTTTAAAACATTTATAACTTCATTAATGTCATTTTCATCAATATACTGTTTTCCATAGGGTAAAAATTTAATAAAAATCACCTAATAGACTATATCTATTTTTCCGAGTAATTCTCTAATTTCATCAACGGAAAGCCATTCTTTATTGTTATCTGAAGAATATCTGAATCTGTCTTCAACCTTTTTTCCGCCAGGTCTATTATTTGCCGTTTCCCACCAATCCAAATCAGGATAAATGATGTAATAATCGTCATATTCGTAGGTTGTCCTGGAGTCTTCTTCTGTTACCATCACTTCATGAAGCTTTTCTCCCGGTCTGATTCCCACATCTTCAAATTCACAATCTTCTTTCATTGCTTTAGCTAAATCAGTAACTTTAAAAGAAGGGCACTTTTTGACGTATAATTCTCCTCCTTTAGCTTCTTCTATAGCTTTTATCACAAGATCAACTGCATCATCAAGTGTAATCCAGAATCTAGTCATTCTAAAATCAGTGATTGGTATAACGTTTTGATTTTGATCTACTAACGATTTAAAGAATGGAATTACAGAACCTCGGCTTCCAGATACATTACCATACCTTACAACGCTAAAAAGAGTATCTTTATCGCCCACATAGGCATTTCCTGAAATAAATAATTTATCAGAAACAAGTTTTGTTGCACCATACAAATTTACAGGATTTACAGCTTTATCTGTAGATAAAGCAATTACTTTTTTGACCCCTTTGTCAATAGCAGCATTAATAATATTTTCAGCACCGTGTATATTAGTCTTAACAGCTTCAATTGGATTATATTCTGCTGCTGGAACCTGTTTTAAAGCAGCTGCATGTATAACAACATCTACCCCATCAAATGCCCGGTATAATCTTTTTTCGTCCCTCACATCTCCAATGAAGAATCTGAGTTTTTTTGCATACTCTTTAAACTGGCTTTGCATTAAAAACTGTTTATACTCATCTCTAGAATAAATAATTATTTTTTTGGGATTGTATTCATTTAAAACTCTTCGTGTAAATTTTTTACCAAAGGATCCTGTCCCTCCAGTAATTAGGATTGTTTTATCATTAAGCATATTTAAGTACCTCAATCTTTAAATAATTATTAAATTAATTTACCTGTATATATAATATTACTTTTGGTGATGTATTGAGTGAATATAAACTTTTTGTGCAGCGAATAGGTTTAGTTGGGATAACCAATATACTAATAGCATTAAGTTCACTAATCATATTGCCGATTCTAACAAAAAACCTCAGTATACAAGAATATGGAATATGGATTCAAATAAATGTTACCATATTACTGATATCTAATTTAGTTGCATTAGGATTACCCTATGCAATGGTAAGATTCTTGGCTGCAATAAAGATAAAAAGTGAAGTTCAAGAAGGATTCTATTCTATAATGTCAATTACTCTTATTTCAGCGCTGATTCTATCTTTTATACTGTTTATCTTTTCACAGCAAATTGGAAAAATTCTATTTAATGGTGATACTCTAGTTGCAGTGATTTTACCATTAATTGTTATCATCGCCTCGTTAAATAATCTTTTTTTATCTTATTTCAGAACTTTTCAGCAGATGAAAAAATATTCACTTATTTTATTCATACAATCCTATTTAAACGTTGCATTAGTTTCTTATTTTGCTATATCTGGATATGGAGTATTGGGAGTTGTAATTGGGCTCTTAATTGCATATATTACTGTGTTTTTAATAATGTACTTCTTTATTCTTTTAGATATAGGATTCAAAATACCTAAATTCACCCATGCAAAGGAATATTTGTCTTTTAGTTTACCAACAGTTCCTAGTAACTTATCTTACTGGATAGTTGATTCGAGTGATCGTTATATAATCGGCATTTTATTAGGTACAGCTTTTGTTGGGTACTATTCTCCGGGTTATACTTTAGGATATACAATTACTATGTTATTAGTTCCATTTTCTACGCTTTTACCTTCAGTACTGACTAAATATTATGATGAAAATAAAATGGAAAATGTAAAAACTGTATTAACATACTCTCTGAAATACTTTCTAATTATAGCAAGTCCATCTGTAGTAGGTATATCTTTACTTTCTAAACCGATATTAATGATACTAACTACGCCAGATATAGCGATAAACGGTTATTTAGTAACTCCTTTTGTAGCAATAAGTGCTCTTTTATCAGGGATTTATGGTATTTATGTTTTAGTTATTATATTGAAAAAGAAAACAAAATTAATAGGTATCGTATGGATCATTGCAGCCGTTTTAAATATTTTATTTAACATACTTCTTATACCATATTTAGGAATAATTGGAGCTGCATTAGTAACATTAATAGCGTATACAATTACATTTGTAATAATATTCCATTACTCATCTAAATACTTAAAGCTAAATTTTAATTTCGGACTTAAAAAAATTATTTTCTCTTCAATTATAATGGGATTATTCATTGTATATGCTAATCCAAATGGAATTTTGAATATATTCGTTGTAATATGTATATCTTTCTTCATTTACATTTCAATGCTAATAATTTTGGGCGGAATAAAAAAAGAAGAATATAAATTAATAAAAGAAACAATAAGTAGTTGATTTACTTAATAATAAATATTAAAGAATTATATCATTTCTTTTTGAAATAAGAATTTATCTTTATTTTCTCATTAAGTTCATCTATAATTAATTTAGCTACTCTTTTGGATGATTTACCATCCAATAAATATGCATTATCAAAAACAAATTTTTTACGAGCTTCTGCATATTTTTCACGTAACTCATCATTATACAAAGCATTTTCAATGGAAGGAACAATGTCTTCTTGATTATAAACATTTATAGCAGCCCCACTAGAACCATAACCTACCATATCTTCTTTATATTCCAAATCAATAATTACAACAGGCTTATTAAAAATTATTGCTTCTAAACCTGTTGTAGATGTAAAAGTTAAAAAAACATCTGAAATAGCAATAAGATCCCAAAGAGAATTTTTAAACATTTTAATATTAATGCTTTCTTCATGGGCTAAATTTAAAATCATACTACCATATATTTCTTGATAAGCTGGATGAAGTTTAAGAATTATTTGCTCATTTTTAAGTTCTTTTAAGGCTTTAAAAGTATTTCGGATAAGTTTTTCTTCGGCTTCAATAGTATATTTAGATTCTATCCCTGCAAACCTACTAGTAGTGATTAATATTATTTTTTCATCAGGATTCAGTCCTAAATTGTCGCAAATCTTTCTCTTATTATATTTTAATTTAGATATTTTGTCAAAACTTGGATTTCCTGTTATCTTTTGCAGGTTATTTCCCCTTTCTAAATGCCATTTAAGGCTAGCATTTCCCCAAACAGCTTGTATTCTAGATTCAACAGGCATTACACCAAAACCTGCCATGTCCTTTGTGGTTATACCATGTTGTATAACTATTGAAGGAATATTATGAATTTCAAATAGCCTACATATTGTTCTTTTAACTGAAGTTACATCCTCCATAGTTATTAGTGCACTAGGAGATGATTTAAAAATCATTTGCTCAGCGTACTCTATTAATTCAATTAATTGACTGCTCTTTAATTCAAAAACTTGGTTAAATCTATGAGCAAGCAGAAAAGATAAATTTACGCCTTTAAATTCCAAATTAATATCTGAATACTCATTATTTTCCAGTTTTTTAAATAATTCTTTAATCTCTTTAGTTTTTATTTTTGTAAATTCATTTTTAACACTTTCAGGATAAATTTTAGTAGTTATATACCCTTTGTCCTTTAATTGCTTAGCTATACTTTCATAAGAATAAACTCCAAAAAATAAAATCAAGTTATTTTTATTTTGAAGATTAAATAAAAAATTTTGATAAAAATTAACAAATTTAAAGGCATATCTTAAAAACAAATCATTTATTTTAGATTTAAAATTTATCATTGAACTTCTTTTTTTGCCATTTTCGATTTTAACGATGATATTCCTTTCATTAGCTAAAAATTGCAGTGCTAAAGGTAAAGTTTCATAGCAAATGAAATTAGGCTCATTTAATTTAAGATTTTCAGGCAGATAAATCAATTCAGGCAATTCAGAAAGAAGGATTTTTTCTGCCATTTCAATACTTCTAAGTGAATCTACAAATAAAAAATAAAAATCATATTCCAACATTTCACCAATTGAAATTCCTTTATAGCTAAATTCAGTTTCAAATGGTTTGTACCAATTCTTGGCAAATTCTAGTGCTTTAGAATTTAACTGATCATTACAAGAATTATCAAAATACATATCAGGATTATTATACTTAATCTTATGGTTTTTCAGCTTGAACGAAGTTAAAGGACTTAAACTAATAACTATTACATCATTTCCTTTACTTTTCAATTCCTTTACCTTCTGAATCGATTCTTCAATATTATCAGATTCAGCAGAAAGTAGAAAAAGGGTTTTCAATTTTTCCTCCTCCATAATATGCCTTCTTTAAATCCATTCAAAAATGGAAAAATAACTTTAAAATTTCTGTGATAAAATATATAAGTACCACAAAAAACCAATAATCTAAAAATCAGAAAATATATCAAAAATGAAATATTTTGTAGAACGCTACCGTGTTTTTTCATGAAAATAAAATCATTTCGGGTTCTATAAAACACTGCAAGGGGGCTAAAATTTCCACCTGTGGATTTCCCACCCTTATGCCATATTTTTGAATTTGGGACATATAGTGAATCCCATCCTTTTTTATATCCTCGAATTCCCCAATCGTTCTCTTCACGATAGCTAAAGAACTCTTCGTCTAAAACACCTATCTCTTTGATCATTTCAACTTTTGCTAATAAACATGCACCGTGGACATATTCAACCAGTTCTAACTTGTCATATTGCCCATGATCTATTTCAAATATGCCTTTATTTTCAGGGTTGAAAAACCATAAGTTTTGCTTGGAACCAGCATACTGTATAACCTCTTTTTTGCCTTTAAAGTCATAGAAGTAAATTTTAGGGCCTAAAAAACCAACTTTTTTATTTTTTTCCCCTACTTTTATAAGTTCATTCAGGAAATCCTTTTCAACCACTGTATCATTGTTTAAAAGCAAAATATAATTAGGATCCAAAAATTGCATGGCATATTTTATAGCAATATTATTTCCCTTGGTGAAACCATAATTTATATTATTTTTGATTATTATAAGTTTTTCACTTGAGTGTAAATCAGCAAATTTCTTTTCTTTCTCATCAACTATGAAAACATTCTCTTCTTCATACTCTGCTATTTTTATTGGTTTATTATTTGGATCATATTCATAAAATTGGGATTCTACCTTTATTTTACCATTACAGTAATCTTTTATTTTTTTCAGTGAATCATTATTTGATCCATTATCAACAAGAATAGCATTATAGTTTGGATAATTAATTTGATATAATGATTCAAGACATTCAATAGAGTCTTTCCAACCATTCCAGTTAAGGATTATTATTGATACCTTTGGATACATGTTTATAACCGTGTGACTTTTAAAGTTCAAATAGTATTAGAGTTACTATTTAGATTAAAGTCGATATAAACTTTATAAGTTTACCGCAATTACTTTCATCAATTTAAGTTTACATATAATTAAATGACCAATAAAGTTAATACGAGGTAAAAAATGATACTTATTTGCGAACCGCAGTGTGTTGGATTTGAACATTCTTCATTCAATGCAGCTTTGATAACAGTTGTTAAGTATGCATTTGAAGATGAAAAAATAATATTCCTTGCTGAAAAAGATCATGTTTTTAATGTAAAAAAGATACTTGATTCAAATTCCATAAAAGTTGAATATAAGGAAATTAAAGTTCCTCCTCGAAATCAATATGATCCAATAAGATTTCCATCTGAATACATTCTTTTTAAAAATGTTTTTGAGTTGGCAAATGAATTAAATTCCAATAAAATTTTATTCAGCTCAATTAGAAGACCAGGCATTGTTTCTGTGAAAATATTAACCAGAAAATTTAAAAATATAGATTGTATAGTTGTTCTTCACAGTATAATTGAAGCTATATATAATGGACCCTTTGCACTTACAGAGATACCTTTTTGGCTTCGTTTTTGGCTTTCATTTGCTAACATTGAAAGACTACGGTATTTAATTCTTGGACCTTCTATTGAGAAAGAACTACTTAAAGAATTACCTAAACTGAAGAAATACATAGTTTCTATAGATTTACCCCATTTTTATCAGCCAAATGAACTAAAAACGCCGTCAGATAACAATCTGATCAGATTTGGATTTTTTGGAGTTGGAAGTATTCGTAAAGGGGTTGACATTTTTTTTAAATTAGCTGAAGAAATTTCGAGAGAGAAAACCAAATATAAAGCAGATTTTATTTTAATTGGCCATTTGATGGACAAAAATTTCAATATGAATCGAAATCAAGTTATCATTCCTTCACTAAATGAACCGTTAAGTCGTGAAGATTATGATAATTACGCTAAAGATATAGACTACGCTCTTATTTTTCATAGATCTGATGAATATAGGTTAAGTGCTACAGGATCTTTTTTTGATTCAGTTTCATATTTAAAGCCATTAATAGCCCTTAAAAATCCATTTATCGAATATTATTTTAAAAAAATGGGCAATATCGGATATTTGTGTAATAATTATGAGGAAATGAAAAATATTGTGTTGAATATACTTGAAAATAATCCGCAAACACATTATAAAATTCAAAAAGATAACTTATCAAGAGGAAGAAAAGAGCTCAGCCTTAAAAAAATAAGCAATAAATTTGCTTCAATATGGTAAACTGAGGAATAATCATAAACCTATGCATTTACTTACTTTTCATAATATTCGCTCATAAAGGTTTATAATAATATATATCATTTCCACTGCTACTATATATCTTATTTAAGTCATTTAGCGTGTTTTTCCCTTCTTCCCCTATTTTTGTAATTTCTTCTCCCCCATAAGACTGTTTTGAGACTTCAAAACCCATTATTTTACTTATAGAATTTTGATAAAAATATCCCTCACCTGTTTTGTTTTCTATATCATTAACACTTCCTAAACGAATGAGATTTACTTTAGGTGTGAATATACCTTGAATAAACAATCCGGGATTTCCAAAAGTGTAATAGGACCATTTTTTAGGGTCAAAGTGTTCTCTAAACCATTTACCTGCATAAAATTCCCCATTGTTTAATGTCTGGATCTTTAAATAAAGTGTTCCAATATCCTTATTAATTTCAAGTGGATTATTTACGTTTTTTAATGATAATGGGACTGAATTAGGTAATGGATCGTTTATCGCTTCAAAGACGAATCCAGAATTAAAAAGGAAAAATACAGATAAAAATACAGCAAAAATGGGTAAATAAAATTTATTTAAATTGAAGTTAGCTGTTTTAATTTTAAAGAGTTTATTTTGAGCTAAGTCAAATGAACTTATAACAACTTTGGCACCAATAATTAAATAAGGAGCTATTACAAGTGATGCAATCTGAAAAACCCTATCGAAACCTAATTGATACCCAATCAATGGTGTTAATAGATATAAACCTAAAACAATGAAATTAGAAAAAGCAAATAATTCATAAATTAGAATATTATTATCTTGAGTAAATTCAACGCTTTTAAATATTTTTTCAGTGAATCCAGATAATTTTTTAATTTTTTGTTTAAATAACAATTTCTTTAATAAGCTGATACCTCCAATACCTATGAGGATTACAATAGCATAAAAGATGTATCGATAGACCATATGAGCTATATTAGACGATGATGAAGAAAGTATATTGACTGCAACGTTAACTTGTGGTTCAAAAAGCTCTTGGAAAGAATTAGCTATATTATTTATCATTATTACTATACTATCAAATACTGAACCATGGGCTGTGTACATTGTCCATGAAAAAGTTAAAATTAAGAAAAAAATGGCGTAATTTAGCCCAATTTGCTTGGTTTTATTTTTTATAATAATTGAATTTAAAATTATAAAAATAATAACAAAAATCAAAACTAAATTAGCAGTGCTATAATGGGTAAAGATCAAAGAAGCGCTAAATATGACAAAAATTAGGTTATTGGATATGTTTTTTTTCCTTTCATCAAATATCATAATAAGTACTAAAATATAAAATAATTCTGCTAATTGTTGCCTTCCTACACCTACTAACATGCTATAAAACTGCCACATTGCAATTAAGAAGAATACTGCTAAAAAAATTTCTTTTTTTGTTAATTTATCTTTAAAATTAGTGGTATATACATAATATAACCCTAACGGAACTAAAGACAGGAAGAATGGAGAGATTAATTTAAGATACCATATTGGATCTATATTACACATTTTTGCATAAATAGGAGGTATTATAACTATACTTAGAGCTGCATTTATCATATGTCGATCGTTGAAACTCCAAATACCACTACTTGAGACATAGTTTGCAAAATATGCTTCTGCAAATATATCTGTTCCAACTACATACTGGGAGAAAAGAGAGACGTGATATAAAAGAGTGATGGATAGTGTAAATATTATTAAAGGGTAATACTTACTTGGAATGTTTTTTGAAACTATTAAAATAGGAATTAAAGAGATTACTAATATTAAACCCATTAATAAAACATTGTTGTTCCATAAATTTACAAAATAAACCCCTATTATTCCCACTAATGGAATCAAAATAACTAAAATTAAAGGGGGAGATAAAAGTTCATAGAAATTTAATTTTTCATCAGAAATATAACTGCGATCTCTTATATAAGCCACTGCTAACAGTACAATTATGGAAATAATTATCGCAACGAATATAGATATAAATGAAAATGGTTTAAATCCAAAATAGGGGTATAACATATTGATTATTAACCCTAAGATCATTAAGAATGATAAACTCAAACCAACTGAAAAAAGCACGGATTTAATGTTTCCAATATTATGTTGCCTTAAAATTCTCAGGATTATGAAACCTGGAACAAATGTGATGATTAAAAATCCAAATAATTCACCAATGATTGGGATATGAATGCCAATATTTTCTAAATAAGACAAACTTATAAATGATATTAATAAAGTCAAAATGACTATTACAAATCTTCGCATTGGCCAATCATTTACTTGAAAACTCATATCAAATCCTCTGTACAAATAAGTTAATGCTAATGAAATTCTGTCAATCTGTTAAAGTATACATTAAACTACATACTATAATCTAATCAAATTCTCGATTGAATTTTCTAAAAGATCTAAGAATGTTTATATTCTATATTTTATGCATTGCTATTAAATTTATCTTTAATTAATTCATAGACATTTAAGAGTCTATTTTCCATTATAGTCCAATTATATCTATTTTCATAAGCGTTTCTACCATTTTCTCCTAATTCTCTTCTTAACAATGGATCTTTTTGAAGTCTGATTAAAGCATTTTTCAGTTCTTCTACATCCCCATAATTTACAATAATTCCACAGTTCTCTTCTTTAACAATTTTAGCC contains the following coding sequences:
- the pseG gene encoding UDP-2,4-diacetamido-2,4,6-trideoxy-beta-L-altropyranose hydrolase, whose translation is MEIVIITEGSSKIGFGHITRCTSLYQAFKEKKLPVQFIVNGDSTIESLLKNTEHKIFNWLEDSFKLFKSLNNSDIVIIDSYLADEEFYKKISKSVAFAVYIDDNKRINYPKGVVINGSILAGKLNYPFAEEVEYLLGSQYIPLRREFWNVPEKEIKKNLESIMITFGGDDLRNLTSDILKILINEYPYLKKKVVIGRGFKRIKSIENLKDDKTELIYYPDAKGMLNVMLESDIAISAGGQTLYELARVGLPTIAIGVAYNQTHNVENWQKVGFIEFAGFWDDKNLYNNVLEKIELLKDKNVRLKKSIKGRKAVDGKGAIKIVKYCLNKYYADKLSLRTLEPRDIYNVYELSNEDEVRQNSFNSNKIKFEDHEKWFKNKIEDNNNLFLVVEIENDFVGQVRFDFEDNEATISVSINKKYRELGLGKNILEKSIEYLKLGVPFIKIIKAYIKKNNEKSIRLFESVDFKYKENIFIKKQGLEYIYKIRD
- a CDS encoding glycosyltransferase family protein, with product MKIGAIIQARTSSTRLPEKVLKNLPYDSNITVLEQVIRRLKKSNVLNEIIVATTTDKDDEKIVNIAKKEKVPWFRGSKDNVLERYYLASEKNDLDIVVRITSDCPCVDPDIVDMLVEHHLKSNSDYTFNTLIRTFPVGLDVEVISFNALKKCYTNAESDLEKEHVTTYVHKNPDLFKTENIRASDDLYGPYIRITLDTEEDYALLCSIFDYLYKNDNFFKSNDIIKLFNDKPWLKLINKKIISKKSFETFEDEFKEAIKILELQELKRVKKFLEECNS
- the pseC gene encoding UDP-4-amino-4,6-dideoxy-N-acetyl-beta-L-altrosamine transaminase, with the translated sequence MIFIKFLPYGKQYIDENDINEVINVLKSDFITQGPKIGEFEEKLAEYCGSKYAVAFNSGTSALHGAYFAFGLENGDELITSPNTFVATSNAALYLNAKPIFTDVEKETGNMDVSKVEEKITDKTKLIVPVHYSGNPVDLKELYEIAEENNVKIIEDAAHSIGAKYDGEKIGNSKYSEMSIFSFHPVKHITTGEGGAVLTNDEDYYEKLLMFRSHGVTKNNFFNEPDGDWYYEMHYLGFNYRITDIQASLGISQLKKLDEFVGRRREIAKLYETAFEDNPFFKTIVEKDCCESSYHLYPILLEDKYKDKKKEIFLKLREEGLGVQVHYIPVYLQPYYQKLGYKKDLCPVSEDFYHREISISMYMTMSNEDVDYVIKKIFKVFKDL
- the pseB gene encoding UDP-N-acetylglucosamine 4,6-dehydratase (inverting), with the protein product MLNDKTILITGGTGSFGKKFTRRVLNEYNPKKIIIYSRDEYKQFLMQSQFKEYAKKLRFFIGDVRDEKRLYRAFDGVDVVIHAAALKQVPAAEYNPIEAVKTNIHGAENIINAAIDKGVKKVIALSTDKAVNPVNLYGATKLVSDKLFISGNAYVGDKDTLFSVVRYGNVSGSRGSVIPFFKSLVDQNQNVIPITDFRMTRFWITLDDAVDLVIKAIEEAKGGELYVKKCPSFKVTDLAKAMKEDCEFEDVGIRPGEKLHEVMVTEEDSRTTYEYDDYYIIYPDLDWWETANNRPGGKKVEDRFRYSSDNNKEWLSVDEIRELLGKIDIVY
- a CDS encoding polysaccharide biosynthesis C-terminal domain-containing protein, with translation MSEYKLFVQRIGLVGITNILIALSSLIILPILTKNLSIQEYGIWIQINVTILLISNLVALGLPYAMVRFLAAIKIKSEVQEGFYSIMSITLISALILSFILFIFSQQIGKILFNGDTLVAVILPLIVIIASLNNLFLSYFRTFQQMKKYSLILFIQSYLNVALVSYFAISGYGVLGVVIGLLIAYITVFLIMYFFILLDIGFKIPKFTHAKEYLSFSLPTVPSNLSYWIVDSSDRYIIGILLGTAFVGYYSPGYTLGYTITMLLVPFSTLLPSVLTKYYDENKMENVKTVLTYSLKYFLIIASPSVVGISLLSKPILMILTTPDIAINGYLVTPFVAISALLSGIYGIYVLVIILKKKTKLIGIVWIIAAVLNILFNILLIPYLGIIGAALVTLIAYTITFVIIFHYSSKYLKLNFNFGLKKIIFSSIIMGLFIVYANPNGILNIFVVICISFFIYISMLIILGGIKKEEYKLIKETISS
- a CDS encoding glycosyltransferase family 2 protein gives rise to the protein MYPKVSIIILNWNGWKDSIECLESLYQINYPNYNAILVDNGSNNDSLKKIKDYCNGKIKVESQFYEYDPNNKPIKIAEYEEENVFIVDEKEKKFADLHSSEKLIIIKNNINYGFTKGNNIAIKYAMQFLDPNYILLLNNDTVVEKDFLNELIKVGEKNKKVGFLGPKIYFYDFKGKKEVIQYAGSKQNLWFFNPENKGIFEIDHGQYDKLELVEYVHGACLLAKVEMIKEIGVLDEEFFSYREENDWGIRGYKKGWDSLYVPNSKIWHKGGKSTGGNFSPLAVFYRTRNDFIFMKKHGSVLQNISFLIYFLIFRLLVFCGTYIFYHRNFKVIFPFLNGFKEGILWRRKN